A single window of Nicotiana tomentosiformis chromosome 1, ASM39032v3, whole genome shotgun sequence DNA harbors:
- the LOC104089448 gene encoding elongation factor G-2, mitochondrial encodes MARSARSSTTRLLYNLCSSTKTTTPLNPQHPPQSPIAALLAGNFQLRHYAAASTATARVRDEKEAAWRESLEKVRNIGISAHIDSGKTTLTERVLFYTGRIHEIHEVRGKDGVGAKMDSMDLEREKGITIQSAATYCTWKDYQVNIIDTPGHVDFTIEVERALRVLDGAILVLCSVGGVQSQSITVDRQMRRYEVPRLAFINKLDRMGADPWKVLNQARSKLRHHSAAVQVPIGLEDDFKGLIDLVQSKAYYFHGSSGEKIVTEDIPANMEAIASEKRRELIEAVSEVDDKLAEAFLNDEPISSAELEAAIRRATIAQKFVPVFMGSAFKNKGVQTLLDGVLNYLPCPVEVSNYALDQTKNEEKVTLTGSPTGPLVALAFKLEEGRFGQLTYLRIYEGVIRKGDFIINVNTGKRIKVPRLVRMHSNEMEDIQEAHAGQIVAVFGVDCASGDTFTDGSVKYTMTSMNVPEPVMSLAVSPVSKDSGGQFSKALNRFQREDPTFRVGLDAESGETIISGMGELHLDIYVERIRREYKVEAQVGKPRVNFRETITKRADFDYLHKKQSGGQGQYGRVIGYVEPLEQGSGSKFEFDNMLVGQAIPSNFVPAIEKGFREAANSGSLIGHPVENIRVVLTDGNSHAVDSSELAFKLASIYAFRQCYAAAKPIILEPVMLVEMKVPTEFQGTVTGDINKRKGVIIGNDQEGDDSVITAHVPLNNMFGYSTSLRSMTQGKGEFTMEYKEHAPVSSDVQTQLVNTYKASKES; translated from the exons ATGGCTCGGTCAGCTAGATCCTCTACGACGCGCCTACTCTACAATCTCTGCTCCTCCACCAAAACGACGACGCCGTTGAATCCTCAACACCCACCTCAATCCCCAATCGCCGCCTTATTGGCCGGAAACTTCCAGCTCCGCCACTACGCCGCCGCCAGCACTGCCACCGCCAGAGTGAGAGACGAGAAAGAGGCGGCATGGAGAGAGTCGCTTGAAAAAGTACGGAATATTGGGATTTCAGCTCATATTGATTCCGGTAAGACCACATTGACGGAGCGGGTACTGTTTTATACGGGTCGGATCCATGAGATCCATGAAGTTAGGGGTAAAGATGGAGTTGGTGCAAAGATGGATTCCATGGATTTAGAAAGAGAAAAAGGGATTACTATTCAGTCTGCTGCTACTTACTGCACTTGGAAAGACTATCAg GTGAACATAATTGACACACCAGGTCATGTTGATTTCACGATTGAGGTGGAAAGAGCCTTGCGTGTTCTTGATGGAGCCATTCTTGTCCTTTGTAGTGTTGGTGGTGTCCAAAGTCAGTCTATCACTGTAGATAGGCAAATGAGAAGATATGAAGTTCCAAGACTTGCTTTTATTAATAAACTTGATCGGATGGGGGCGGACCCATGGAAAGTTCTTAACCAG GCAAGATCAAAGCTTCGGCACCATAGCGCTGCTGTGCAAGTTCCAATTGGGTTGGAAGATGACTTCAAGGGTCTTATTGATCTCGTGCAGTCGAAAGCTTACTATTTCCATGGTTCCAGTGG TGAGAAGATTGTCACAGAAGATATTCCTGCTAATATGGAAGCAATTGCTTCTGAGAAGCGGCGAGAGCTAATTGAAGCAGTTTCTGAGGTTGATGATAAGCTTGCTGAAGCATTTCTGAATGATGAGCCTATATCATCTGCTGAGCTTGAG GCAGCCATAAGGAGAGCGACAATAGCACAGAAGTTTGTTCCTGTTTTTATGGGCAGTGCTTTCAAGAACAAG GGAGTTCAAACACTTCTTGATGGTGTTCTCAATTATTTACCTTGTCCAGTTGAAGTTAGCAACTATGCGCTGGATCAAACAAAGAATGAAGAGAAG GTTACATTAACCGGAAGCCCCACTGGCCCTCTGGTTGCCTTGGCATTTAAATTAGAGGAAGGGCGTTTTGGTCAATTGACCTATTTAAG AATCTATGAAGGTGTCATCCGGAAGGGCGATTTTATAATCAACGTGAACACTGGGAAGAGGATTAAG GTTCCTCGTCTAGTCAGAATGCATTCAAATGAGATGGAG GATATCCAAGAGGCTCATGCCGGGCAGATAGTTGCTGTGTTTGGTGTAGATTGTGCTTCAG GGGATACTTTTACTGATGGATCAGTTAAATACACCATGACTTCTATGAATGTCCCTGAACCAGTGATGTCATTAGCTGTTTCACCGGTTTCTAAAGACTCTGGTGGTCAA TTCTCAAAAGCTTTAAATCGCTTTCAGAGGGAGGATCCTACATTCCGTGTGGGTTTAGATGCTGAGAGTGGTGAG ACAATCATATCTGGCATGGGGGAGCTGCATCTGGACATATATGTTGAGCGCATCCGAAGGGAATATAAG GTTGAAGCTCAGGTTGGAAAGCCTCGTGTAAACTTCAGGGAAACCATCACCAAGAGAGCAGATTTTGATTATCTACACAAGAAGCAAAGTGGTGGGCAAGGTCAATATGGTAGAGTAATTGG GTATGTTGAACCTCTCGAACAAGGGTCAGGCAGTAAGTTTGAATTTGACAACATGCTTGTTGGTCAAGCTATACCATCAAACTTCGTCCCTGCAATTGAAAAGGGTTTCAGGGAGGCTGCCAATTC GGGTTCTCTGATTGGTCATCCAGTTGAAAATATCCGTGTTGTTTTGACGGATGGTAACTCACATGCTGTTGATTCAAGTGAACTTGCGTTCAAATTAGCTTCCATTTATGCTTTTAGACAG TGTTATGCTGCAGCAAAGCCTATCATATTGGAACCTGTGATGCTGGTGGAAATGAAAGTCCCAACAGAATTTCAGGGCACTGTTACTGGGGATATAAATAA GAGGAAAGGTGTCATAATCGGCAATGACCAGGAAGGAGATGACTCTGTAATTACTGCCCAT GTCCCTCTCAACAACATGTTTGGGTACTCAACGTCTCTACGATCAATGACACAG GGAAAAGGTGAATTTACAATGGAATACAAAGAACATGCACCTGTTTCAAGTGACGTGCAAACACAACTGGTTAACACATACAAGGCCAGCAAAGAAAGTTGA
- the LOC104089450 gene encoding uncharacterized protein yields MGGGAMLTPFTSTVGQSNNSSSFSSPHSLSSFCNTSFEESWVKNRCFDYEPRTETLDIESFDEKGTTGSPYDCVFGSVPSSWEVEKAMSDLQSFMSGCNDPKEEMNWPKAMLNPHQSTLLQSHGYARFYDAFHMLKNEPPIQRLVVSLASDRAVWEAMMNNKAVQNLKGSLICAAEGEEFQSSTEESDIGSLVVKWIMGITTSKLAELIQSLGSLLSEIFNEILEPAKKEKPTSELSDLLEEKIISSFLLSVVLLLIVVLTRTQGS; encoded by the exons ATGGGGGGAGGAGCCATGTTGACACCATTTACAAGTACAGTAGGACAATCCAACAACTCTTCCAGTTTCAGTTCTCCCCATTCTTTGTCATCATTTTGTAACACATCCTTTGAAGAATCTTGGGTCAAGAATCGGTGTTTTGATTATGAGCCAAGAACTGAGACTCTTGATATTGAATCTTTTGATGAGAAAGGAACAACAGGGTCTCCTTATGACTGTGTATTTGGTTCTGTGCCATCTAGCTGGGAGGTTGAAAAGGCCATGTCTGATCTCCAAAG TTTCATGAGTGGGTGTAATGATCCTAAAGAAGAGATGAATTGGCCTAAAGCGATGCTAAATCCACATCAGTCGACTCTGCTGCAGTCCCATGGATATGCAAGATTTTATGATGCTTTTCATATGCTTAAAAATGAACCACCAATTCAG AGATTGGTTGTTTCCTTAGCTAGTGATAGAGCTGTTTGGGAAGCTATGATGAACAACAAGGCAGTTCAGAATTTGAAAGGCTCACTGATATGTGCAG CTGAAGGGGAAGAATTTCAAAGCTCAACTGAGGAGTCAGACATCGGATCCCTGGTAGTGAAATGGATTATGGGCATCACAACTTCAAAGCTCGCGGAGCTGATCCAATCACTGGGATCGTTGTTGAGTGAAATATTCAATGAAATACTTGAACCTGCCAAGAAAGAAAAACCCACTTCTGAACTGTCTGATCTCTTGGAAGAGAAGATTATATCTTCTTTCCTTTTATCAGTTGTTCTGTTGTTGATTGTGGTCCTGACAAGAACCCAAGGATCTTGA